In Nycticebus coucang isolate mNycCou1 chromosome 9, mNycCou1.pri, whole genome shotgun sequence, the following are encoded in one genomic region:
- the LOC128594382 gene encoding ubiquitin-conjugating enzyme E2 L3-like, protein MAASRRLMKELEEIHKCGMKNFCNIQVDEANLLTWQGLIVPDNPPYDKGAFRIEINFPAEYPFKPLKITFKTKIYHPNIDEKGQVCLPVISAENWKPATKTNQVIQSLIALVNDPQPEHPLRADLAEEYSKDRKKFCKNAEEFTKKYGEKRPVD, encoded by the coding sequence ATGGCGGCCAGCAGGAGGCTGATGAAGGAGCTTGAAGAAATCCACAAATGTGGAATGAAAAACTTCTGTAACATCCAGGTTGATGAAGCTAATTTATTGACTTGGCAAGGGCTTATTGTTCCTGACAACCCTCCATATGATAAGGGGGCCTTCAGAATCGAAATCAACTTTCCAGCAGAGTACCCATTCAAGCCACTGAAGATCACATTTAAAACAAAGATCTATCACCCGAACATCGATGAAAAGGGGCAGGTCTGTCTGCCAGTAATTAGTGCTGAAAACTGGAAGCCAGCAACCAAAACCAACCAAGTAATCCAATCCCTCATAGCACTGGTGAACGACCCTCAGCCTGAGCACCCCCTACGGGCTGACCTAGCTGAAGAATACTCTAAGGACCGTAAAAAATTCTGTAAGAATGCTGAAGAGTTTACAAAGAAATATGGGGAAAAGCGACCTGTGGACTAA